In Synechococcus sp. UW69, a single genomic region encodes these proteins:
- a CDS encoding tetratricopeptide repeat protein: protein MTVASFAKKVVKFKFKKRLSLILFCFLVEAHLANASPSVNGKYSKVDLYLDLGQTQKAASLMRNFKDKRDPSYHYYQGRIASMFKQNQQSIQHFQKAINLNPKHAKAFAAMALVKGRMGQFQEALNDLDRAIAIDPGYAKAYSNRGVTRGALQQNQAAISDFSQAIRLDPRLADAYRNRGITREMTGDLKGACADWKIASALGQEGPGQWFAAQCKS, encoded by the coding sequence ATGACCGTCGCCTCGTTTGCCAAGAAGGTAGTGAAATTCAAATTTAAAAAAAGACTATCTTTAATTCTTTTTTGTTTCTTAGTCGAAGCTCATTTGGCCAACGCCTCTCCAAGTGTTAACGGCAAATATTCAAAAGTTGATCTTTATCTTGATCTCGGGCAGACCCAAAAAGCGGCGTCCTTAATGCGCAATTTCAAGGACAAAAGAGATCCCAGTTATCATTATTATCAGGGCCGCATCGCATCAATGTTCAAGCAGAACCAGCAATCTATTCAGCATTTTCAGAAGGCCATTAACTTGAATCCAAAGCATGCAAAAGCTTTTGCAGCGATGGCTCTGGTGAAAGGCCGGATGGGTCAATTTCAAGAGGCGTTGAATGATCTTGATCGAGCTATCGCTATTGACCCTGGCTATGCCAAGGCCTACTCCAATCGTGGTGTCACCCGTGGCGCTTTGCAGCAGAATCAAGCTGCCATCAGTGATTTCAGCCAAGCCATTCGCTTGGATCCCCGCTTGGCAGATGCTTATCGAAATCGAGGGATCACACGGGAAATGACTGGTGACTTAAAGGGTGCTTGCGCCGATTGGAAAATTGCGAGTGCCCTAGGGCAGGAGGGACCAGGGCAATGGTTCGCGGCTCAATGTAAATCTTGA
- a CDS encoding 6-carboxytetrahydropterin synthase, with product MLVSPTPYSCSKAFSGYPCCHRQWRHQGHCRFVHGYSRSFNLWFAATELDACGFVVDFSSLRPFEQRLRQQFDHTFLVNADDPLLAEWQRLHDLQAIDLRVMENVGMEATAALIWTWANELLQERDSGRTCCYGVEARENSNNAAVYQSTPPWFMP from the coding sequence TTGCTCGTTTCTCCGACCCCCTACAGCTGCAGCAAAGCCTTCAGCGGCTATCCCTGCTGTCACCGGCAGTGGCGCCACCAGGGCCATTGCCGCTTCGTGCATGGGTACAGCCGCAGTTTCAACCTCTGGTTCGCCGCAACGGAGCTGGATGCCTGCGGGTTTGTTGTTGATTTCTCCAGCCTGCGCCCCTTCGAACAACGCTTGCGGCAGCAGTTCGACCACACTTTTCTGGTGAATGCAGACGATCCCCTGCTGGCGGAATGGCAGCGGCTGCACGACCTCCAGGCCATTGATCTCCGCGTGATGGAGAACGTGGGCATGGAGGCAACGGCGGCTTTGATCTGGACCTGGGCCAACGAGCTGCTGCAGGAGCGGGACAGTGGCCGCACCTGTTGCTATGGCGTGGAGGCGCGGGAGAACAGCAACAATGCGGCTGTTTACCAATCAACGCCTCCTTGGTTCATGCCTTAG
- the hisIE gene encoding bifunctional phosphoribosyl-AMP cyclohydrolase/phosphoribosyl-ATP diphosphatase HisIE, whose translation MQPLSPAFIDQLRFNEAGLIPAVAQDWLDGAVLMVAWMNRDAIEATLRSGEVHYWSRSRQELWHKGATSGHIQTMREIRYDCDADVLLVTVEQSGDVACHTGSRSCFYENSDARTAGGAEALAPPTDACTELFRVIEGRRKQPEEGSYTNKLLAGGDNSILKKIGEESAEFVMACKDDNAAEIAGEAADIVFHMQVALAHHGVSWRQVQEVLAARRGAPRRH comes from the coding sequence ATGCAGCCCCTCAGCCCCGCCTTCATTGACCAACTCCGTTTTAACGAAGCGGGGCTGATTCCAGCTGTGGCCCAGGACTGGCTGGATGGGGCCGTGCTGATGGTGGCCTGGATGAACCGGGACGCGATTGAAGCCACCCTGCGCAGCGGTGAGGTGCATTACTGGAGCCGCTCACGCCAGGAGCTCTGGCACAAAGGGGCCACAAGCGGTCACATCCAGACGATGCGGGAGATCCGCTACGACTGTGATGCCGACGTGCTGCTGGTGACCGTGGAACAGTCTGGAGATGTGGCCTGCCACACCGGCTCCCGAAGCTGTTTCTACGAAAACAGCGATGCCCGAACGGCCGGTGGAGCCGAGGCTCTAGCGCCGCCAACGGATGCCTGCACCGAACTGTTCCGAGTGATCGAGGGGAGACGAAAGCAGCCGGAGGAAGGCAGCTACACCAACAAGCTGCTGGCGGGTGGAGACAACAGCATCCTCAAAAAAATCGGTGAGGAGAGTGCTGAATTCGTGATGGCCTGCAAAGACGACAACGCCGCCGAAATCGCTGGCGAGGCTGCGGACATCGTCTTCCACATGCAAGTGGCCCTGGCCCATCACGGCGTGAGCTGGCGGCAGGTGCAGGAAGTGCTGGCAGCGCGCCGCGGCGCCCCGCGCCGCCACTAA
- a CDS encoding L,D-transpeptidase — MDLLRSFVMAGLMASLVGCRSDTGTSLQDPQVREPIRIQLNGSNPAASEGVLDRAEGPLRFTVGHGRHGIGCEGTTFEEGVTPLGTFQVNAILSNDRFEMDPSLVEQSGKTEEELRETLFSNMNSIDFKGDGETGEYGIGYISLAPVPATEQPFRFNTYDGVFRWYSFAIHGTNDETRIGKAVTGGCINAGQLTMGVLLDTVKLGDDVVISSDSPCLP, encoded by the coding sequence GTGGACCTGCTCCGTTCTTTCGTGATGGCAGGCTTGATGGCGAGCCTCGTGGGGTGCCGCTCTGACACCGGCACCTCCTTGCAGGACCCTCAGGTTCGGGAACCGATTCGGATCCAGCTGAACGGCAGCAATCCAGCAGCCAGTGAAGGTGTTTTGGATCGTGCTGAGGGACCCTTGCGCTTCACCGTTGGCCATGGTCGCCATGGCATCGGTTGTGAAGGCACCACCTTTGAAGAGGGCGTCACACCGCTCGGAACGTTTCAGGTCAACGCCATCCTCAGCAACGACCGCTTCGAGATGGACCCCTCACTGGTGGAGCAATCCGGAAAAACGGAGGAGGAGCTGCGCGAAACCCTCTTCAGCAACATGAACTCCATCGACTTCAAAGGCGATGGGGAAACCGGTGAGTACGGCATCGGCTACATCAGCCTGGCTCCGGTGCCGGCAACCGAGCAGCCCTTTCGTTTCAACACCTACGACGGCGTCTTCCGCTGGTACAGCTTCGCCATTCACGGCACCAACGACGAGACCCGGATCGGTAAGGCGGTGACGGGAGGGTGCATCAATGCCGGACAGCTCACCATGGGGGTGTTGTTGGACACCGTGAAGCTCGGCGATGACGTGGTGATCAGCAGCGACAGCCCCTGTCTGCCTTAG
- a CDS encoding peptidase: MQPDLCPPQQQVRTLQVALERQAPGQRPGYASSIATTSLGPPVLKHWCIWVQPAAATPANRWDQRWLDGVSSALTTWGALVPLTLVDSPKKANVLIHRQRPARRQVAGVWRASNGRTQLQVVDAQRSGRRRLEPQVKVMVSPGLRAEALQATALHELGHAFGLWGHSSVPTDVLAISQGERPVLVPSERDRLTLDWVMQQPSRFGSTIRQSIQPAESESLE; this comes from the coding sequence ATGCAACCCGACCTCTGCCCGCCGCAACAACAGGTTCGAACGCTGCAGGTTGCCCTGGAACGTCAGGCTCCAGGCCAGCGTCCAGGCTATGCCTCCTCCATTGCAACCACCTCCTTGGGGCCTCCGGTGTTGAAGCACTGGTGCATATGGGTTCAGCCCGCAGCTGCCACACCGGCCAACCGTTGGGATCAACGCTGGCTGGATGGGGTGTCCTCGGCGCTGACCACCTGGGGTGCATTGGTTCCACTCACGCTGGTGGACAGTCCGAAAAAGGCCAATGTGCTGATTCATCGGCAGCGTCCGGCCCGTCGCCAGGTGGCAGGGGTGTGGCGGGCCAGCAACGGACGCACACAACTTCAGGTTGTGGATGCTCAGCGCAGTGGCCGCCGAAGGCTTGAACCTCAAGTGAAGGTGATGGTTTCCCCCGGCTTGCGGGCTGAAGCACTGCAGGCCACGGCCTTGCACGAACTTGGCCATGCCTTCGGGCTCTGGGGCCACAGTTCGGTGCCCACCGATGTCCTGGCGATCAGCCAAGGCGAACGTCCAGTGTTGGTGCCATCGGAGCGTGATCGCCTCACGCTGGACTGGGTGATGCAGCAGCCCTCCCGATTCGGTTCGACGATTCGACAGTCCATCCAACCGGCCGAATCTGAATCACTGGAGTGA
- a CDS encoding DUF2214 family protein, whose translation MPLAVALTSDIAKNAGVAYVHYLSFMLCFGALVLERKLIKANPNRQEATAMVITDIVYGIAALALLVSGILRVIHFGQGAEFYTQNPLFWWKVGLYLSVGGLSLYPTITYILWAIPLRKGELPKVSEALAGRLAWIINIELVGFASIPLMATLMARGVGLPAA comes from the coding sequence ATGCCCCTGGCCGTCGCTCTCACGTCCGACATCGCCAAAAACGCTGGCGTTGCCTACGTTCACTACCTCAGTTTCATGCTCTGTTTCGGTGCCCTGGTGCTGGAGCGGAAGCTGATCAAAGCCAATCCGAATCGCCAGGAAGCGACGGCGATGGTGATCACCGACATCGTTTACGGCATTGCTGCCCTGGCTCTGTTGGTGAGTGGCATCCTGCGGGTGATCCACTTCGGCCAAGGTGCCGAGTTCTACACACAGAACCCTCTCTTCTGGTGGAAGGTGGGCCTGTACCTCTCCGTCGGTGGGCTGTCGCTCTACCCCACGATCACCTACATCCTTTGGGCGATTCCCCTCCGCAAAGGTGAACTGCCAAAGGTGAGCGAGGCCCTGGCGGGTCGTCTGGCCTGGATCATCAACATTGAACTTGTCGGTTTCGCCAGCATCCCCCTGATGGCGACGTTGATGGCCCGTGGAGTCGGTCTGCCCGCCGCCTGA
- a CDS encoding sigma-70 family RNA polymerase sigma factor: protein MTSSLSAFLGEIGRHQLLTPEQELMMGRKVQAMVAITERCHLAGGNGPACEYSDKEKGVIRRGERAKNQMITSNLRLVVNLAKRYQGKGLDLLDLIQEGTLGLTRAVEKYDPTRGHRFSTYAYWWIRQGLNRALSTQSRTIRIPVNVNEKLTKLRAAKARLMQRNGLSPTGEQLAEFMEIPIAEVEDLLACELRSVTVSLQGVVKSKSDPSELVDVLPSEELPPMERAEIAERTASVWSLLAKANLTPKEHTVVTLRFGLDGTNEWRTLAEVARHMNCSREYCRQVVQRALRKLRKTGIQNGLVESTL from the coding sequence ATGACGAGTTCTCTGAGTGCTTTTCTCGGCGAAATTGGTCGCCATCAGCTGCTCACCCCAGAGCAAGAACTGATGATGGGGAGGAAGGTTCAAGCGATGGTTGCCATCACCGAACGCTGTCATCTTGCTGGCGGGAATGGCCCAGCATGTGAGTACAGCGATAAAGAAAAAGGAGTGATTCGCCGTGGAGAACGGGCCAAGAATCAGATGATCACCTCAAACCTTCGCCTGGTTGTCAATCTGGCGAAGCGCTATCAGGGCAAAGGCTTGGATCTTCTTGATCTCATTCAGGAGGGAACACTCGGGCTGACCCGTGCTGTGGAGAAATACGACCCCACCCGCGGCCATCGTTTTTCGACCTATGCCTATTGGTGGATCCGTCAGGGCCTGAACAGGGCGCTCTCCACCCAAAGCCGCACAATTCGCATTCCCGTGAATGTGAACGAAAAGCTCACCAAGCTGCGGGCGGCCAAGGCGCGCTTGATGCAGAGGAATGGCCTGAGCCCTACCGGGGAACAATTGGCGGAGTTCATGGAGATCCCCATCGCTGAAGTGGAAGACCTCTTGGCCTGTGAACTTCGCAGCGTCACCGTCAGCCTGCAGGGGGTTGTGAAATCGAAATCCGATCCCTCAGAGCTGGTGGACGTGCTGCCCAGCGAGGAGCTGCCTCCGATGGAACGGGCCGAAATCGCTGAGCGCACAGCCTCGGTTTGGTCGTTGCTGGCCAAAGCCAATCTCACCCCGAAAGAGCACACCGTCGTGACCTTGCGCTTCGGGCTGGATGGCACCAACGAATGGCGCACCCTTGCAGAAGTGGCTCGCCACATGAACTGTTCACGGGAATATTGCCGTCAGGTGGTGCAGCGGGCCCTGCGCAAACTGCGCAAGACCGGAATTCAGAACGGACTCGTGGAATCCACACTCTGA
- a CDS encoding YkvA family protein — translation MTNHAARTTVEADVLEREVIDESLLRRLLQRAGRGLAAPALEALELMLDPETPSAARLTMLAALSYLLMPADLIPDLLPVAGFSDDLVALSAMVGLWSNHVTPSIRMRARRKLDRWFPLAH, via the coding sequence ATGACCAACCATGCAGCTCGAACCACCGTTGAAGCCGACGTGCTTGAACGGGAAGTCATCGACGAGAGCCTGCTGCGCCGGCTATTGCAGCGGGCTGGCAGGGGTCTTGCCGCCCCTGCCCTGGAAGCTCTGGAGTTGATGCTTGACCCAGAGACTCCCTCAGCAGCGCGACTGACGATGCTCGCAGCCCTGAGTTATCTGTTGATGCCAGCTGATCTCATTCCCGACCTGCTGCCTGTGGCAGGTTTCAGTGATGATTTGGTCGCGCTCTCAGCAATGGTGGGACTTTGGAGCAATCACGTCACCCCGTCGATCCGCATGCGAGCTCGCCGCAAACTGGATCGATGGTTTCCCCTTGCGCACTGA
- a CDS encoding phosphate-starvation-inducible PsiE family protein: MSGPTRSKRTFLGFVDAGEREVARLLTLITSVVIAAAIIQLMISLGSKLLTGSAATWLGDDLIKILGDLLTVLIALEVLQNITSYLRRHVVQIELVLVTALTAVARKVIVLPSGAENKPQLLVGLGIAVVSLSAAYWLVKRANATPTKTRLGRGSASKLEHQD; encoded by the coding sequence GTGAGCGGACCCACCCGATCGAAGAGAACGTTTCTTGGTTTTGTTGATGCTGGTGAGCGCGAGGTCGCCCGACTTCTGACCCTGATCACTTCTGTTGTGATCGCTGCAGCGATCATCCAACTGATGATTTCTCTGGGCTCCAAACTGCTGACTGGATCAGCGGCGACGTGGTTAGGCGACGATCTCATCAAGATCCTCGGCGATCTGCTCACCGTTTTGATCGCCCTGGAGGTGCTGCAAAACATCACCAGTTACCTACGCCGCCATGTGGTGCAGATCGAACTGGTCCTGGTGACTGCTCTCACCGCAGTGGCCAGGAAAGTGATCGTGCTGCCTTCAGGTGCTGAAAATAAACCCCAACTTTTGGTTGGTCTAGGTATCGCTGTCGTCTCTCTCTCCGCCGCTTACTGGTTGGTCAAACGTGCCAATGCAACTCCCACGAAGACACGGCTTGGGCGTGGGTCTGCCAGCAAACTTGAACACCAAGACTGA
- a CDS encoding Nif11 domain/cupin domain-containing protein, whose translation MAEQDLIRFLSKISQLQSLAERVQQDSSSRQKLADCADHNQVVQLAQSWGFDIGRRWGERDHGQGGDANLLVTPCPPPGEESMRVLASAETWRLMLIASNDYRSPSDEWMDQSEHEWVLVLRGSACVALENPDRIVDLSPGDHLSLPPHQRHRVERTDPDPGTLWLALHWDAP comes from the coding sequence ATGGCGGAACAGGATCTGATCCGTTTCCTCAGCAAGATCTCCCAACTTCAGTCCCTTGCGGAGCGTGTGCAGCAGGACTCCAGCAGTCGTCAAAAGCTGGCGGACTGTGCTGACCACAATCAGGTTGTGCAGCTCGCCCAATCCTGGGGATTCGACATTGGTCGACGCTGGGGAGAGCGTGACCATGGGCAGGGGGGGGACGCCAATCTGCTGGTGACCCCTTGCCCACCTCCCGGGGAGGAATCAATGCGGGTGCTGGCGTCCGCCGAGACTTGGAGATTGATGCTGATCGCATCGAATGACTACCGATCCCCCAGCGACGAATGGATGGATCAGTCCGAACACGAATGGGTGCTTGTCCTGCGGGGTAGCGCCTGTGTTGCGCTGGAGAACCCCGATCGGATTGTGGATCTCAGCCCTGGAGATCATCTTTCACTTCCGCCCCATCAACGCCACCGGGTCGAGCGCACGGACCCTGATCCTGGAACGCTCTGGCTGGCCCTGCACTGGGATGCCCCTTAA
- a CDS encoding DUF3136 domain-containing protein: MPSATKALTISDLEAGFSTYCLALRRLVADGRDLDAIRRTVCWDYLQRLHSSLPQDYRSPDELIQRYQREASPAQAD, encoded by the coding sequence ATGCCTTCTGCAACCAAGGCTCTCACCATCAGCGATCTGGAAGCAGGCTTCTCCACCTACTGCTTGGCCCTGAGACGCCTTGTCGCGGATGGACGCGACCTAGACGCCATTCGCCGGACTGTCTGCTGGGATTACCTGCAAAGACTGCACAGCTCCCTTCCTCAGGATTACCGCTCTCCAGACGAACTGATTCAGCGGTACCAAAGGGAGGCATCACCTGCTCAAGCAGACTGA
- a CDS encoding c-type cytochrome, which translates to MLSHVLRYCIGACLLLLLSLGTAEATAAAVPDAQQGAVLFEQHCAGCHINGGNIIRRGKNLKLKTLERDHIATVDAIAAIAREGRGQMSGYADVLGTDGDQLVAEWILMQAQNAWTQG; encoded by the coding sequence GTGCTGAGCCATGTCCTGCGCTACTGCATTGGTGCATGTCTGCTGCTGCTGCTGAGCCTCGGAACAGCTGAAGCCACTGCCGCTGCCGTTCCAGATGCCCAGCAAGGAGCGGTGTTGTTCGAACAGCACTGCGCGGGATGCCACATCAACGGCGGCAACATCATTCGCCGTGGAAAAAACCTGAAGCTGAAGACCCTCGAGCGTGATCACATCGCAACGGTGGACGCCATCGCAGCCATCGCCCGTGAAGGGCGAGGCCAGATGAGCGGTTACGCAGACGTTCTCGGGACGGATGGTGATCAGCTTGTGGCGGAATGGATCCTGATGCAGGCTCAGAACGCCTGGACCCAGGGATAA
- a CDS encoding YciI family protein: protein MARFVLWGTYCTDALVKRAPYRDEHLARLQDLKKQGMLVTLGPTEGSTHVFGIFEADDISVVRKLVEDDIYWKQGIWTALEVYPWVQAF from the coding sequence ATGGCACGTTTCGTCTTGTGGGGCACTTACTGCACGGATGCTCTTGTGAAGCGTGCTCCCTATCGAGATGAACACCTTGCTCGTCTTCAGGATCTTAAAAAGCAGGGAATGCTTGTCACTCTTGGGCCCACTGAAGGAAGCACCCACGTTTTCGGAATCTTCGAGGCAGACGACATCTCCGTCGTGCGCAAGCTCGTTGAGGACGACATTTATTGGAAGCAGGGAATCTGGACGGCTCTCGAGGTTTATCCCTGGGTCCAGGCGTTCTGA
- a CDS encoding AbrB family transcriptional regulator — translation MLTGSDLLNKVKDLGDVSKSDLVRACGYVSHKKDGGERLNFTAFYEALLDAKGVSLGTGGVGGVGKGGRKLSYVATVQGNGNLLIGKAYTALLDLTPGDEFEIKLGRKQIRLTPVGESDEDEE, via the coding sequence ATGCTCACTGGGAGCGACCTTCTCAATAAAGTCAAAGACCTGGGTGATGTCAGCAAGTCTGATCTGGTTCGTGCCTGTGGCTATGTGTCCCATAAAAAGGATGGTGGCGAACGTCTGAATTTCACAGCTTTCTACGAAGCCCTCTTGGACGCCAAAGGCGTCAGTCTTGGTACCGGCGGTGTTGGCGGTGTCGGCAAAGGTGGCCGCAAGCTCAGCTATGTGGCCACAGTGCAAGGCAACGGCAACTTGCTGATCGGCAAGGCGTATACGGCTCTTCTTGACCTCACGCCTGGAGATGAATTTGAAATCAAACTAGGCCGCAAGCAAATTCGTTTGACGCCTGTTGGTGAAAGCGACGAAGACGAAGAGTGA
- the trpA gene encoding tryptophan synthase subunit alpha, translating into MPNQQSSSIAQRFEQLKQDGRLALMPFLMAGDPDLSVTAEVLLSLQSAGADMVELGMPYSDPLADGPVIQAAASRALAAGTTPKAVLDMLRSLKGKLQIPVILFTYSNPLLNVGMEAFCQSAAEAGAAGLVVPDLPLEEAERLSTIAERYGLDLVLLVAPTTPKDRMGRIATCSRGFTYLVSVTGVTGERAQMESRVEGLVQQLKQTSPVPVAVGFGISGSEQVRQVRGWGADGAIVGSALVKRMAAASPGEIAQEAGRFCAELRVAADQP; encoded by the coding sequence ATGCCCAATCAGCAGTCCTCTTCCATCGCCCAGCGCTTTGAGCAGCTGAAGCAGGACGGTCGCCTCGCTCTGATGCCGTTCCTGATGGCTGGCGACCCTGATCTCTCTGTGACCGCTGAAGTGCTCCTCAGCCTGCAAAGTGCCGGGGCCGACATGGTGGAACTGGGGATGCCCTACAGCGACCCTCTCGCTGATGGACCGGTCATTCAGGCCGCCGCTTCCCGGGCCCTTGCCGCTGGAACCACGCCCAAGGCGGTTCTGGACATGCTGCGGTCCTTGAAAGGGAAATTGCAGATTCCCGTCATTCTGTTCACTTACTCCAATCCGCTGCTGAATGTGGGAATGGAGGCGTTCTGCCAGTCCGCAGCGGAGGCCGGTGCGGCGGGGCTGGTGGTGCCTGATTTACCTCTCGAAGAGGCGGAGCGGTTGTCGACAATTGCAGAGCGATACGGATTGGATCTCGTGCTTCTTGTTGCACCCACCACACCCAAAGATCGAATGGGTCGGATTGCGACATGCAGCCGAGGTTTCACTTATCTGGTGAGTGTCACCGGTGTCACCGGTGAGCGGGCCCAAATGGAAAGCAGAGTTGAAGGGTTGGTCCAGCAGCTGAAACAAACCTCACCCGTTCCTGTCGCCGTTGGTTTTGGAATTTCAGGCTCTGAGCAGGTGCGCCAGGTTCGTGGCTGGGGTGCCGATGGAGCGATTGTGGGAAGTGCGCTTGTGAAAAGGATGGCTGCAGCATCTCCTGGCGAAATCGCTCAGGAGGCTGGTCGTTTTTGCGCTGAATTGCGCGTCGCTGCTGATCAGCCTTAG
- a CDS encoding DUF3007 family protein, which produces MTRGKVLLIGLAVLLLGGVGQVGFQAAGFEGFSAGIAAQTLLVVIVVVWTSSYLFRVVTGQMTYMNQRRRYREVYDKQEADALQARFDALPEEEQQALLRKIGADASVASDGDAPADS; this is translated from the coding sequence TTGACGCGAGGAAAGGTTCTTCTGATCGGACTTGCCGTCCTTCTGCTGGGAGGAGTTGGGCAAGTGGGCTTTCAAGCTGCGGGCTTTGAAGGTTTCTCGGCAGGGATTGCTGCCCAGACATTGTTGGTGGTGATCGTTGTGGTCTGGACGAGTTCCTACCTGTTTCGGGTTGTGACCGGCCAAATGACCTATATGAATCAGCGGCGTCGCTACCGCGAGGTGTACGACAAGCAGGAGGCTGACGCACTTCAGGCTCGTTTTGACGCTCTCCCAGAGGAGGAGCAGCAGGCGCTGTTGCGCAAGATCGGAGCGGATGCCTCGGTTGCTTCGGACGGTGACGCTCCCGCCGACTCATAG
- a CDS encoding NAD(P)H-quinone oxidoreductase subunit L, whose amino-acid sequence MDLSSLLHQVPQDTLLVLLAYVVLGGLYLVVIPLALFAWMNQRWHQMGKLERLGIYGMVFFFFPGMILFAPFLNFRLSGQGDV is encoded by the coding sequence TTGGACCTCTCGTCCCTGCTCCATCAAGTCCCACAGGACACACTGCTGGTTCTTTTGGCCTACGTCGTGCTGGGCGGTTTGTACCTCGTGGTCATTCCGCTGGCCCTTTTCGCCTGGATGAATCAGCGCTGGCATCAGATGGGCAAGCTGGAGCGTCTGGGGATTTATGGGATGGTCTTCTTCTTTTTCCCGGGGATGATTCTTTTCGCTCCGTTCCTCAATTTCCGTCTCAGCGGGCAGGGAGACGTCTGA
- a CDS encoding thioredoxin family protein, which translates to MHLIKFSSEDCGTCHRMSHYDGKVAEELGCSFISVMLQDTEMYRKYRKILLKQYPNKEGMGWPTYLLVSDPDGDFSIKGELKGGMPKGDFRTKLAELLPS; encoded by the coding sequence ATGCACCTGATCAAGTTCAGCTCTGAAGACTGCGGAACCTGTCACCGCATGAGTCATTACGACGGAAAAGTGGCGGAGGAACTCGGCTGCAGCTTTATCTCAGTGATGCTGCAGGACACCGAGATGTACCGCAAATACCGCAAGATCCTGCTCAAGCAGTACCCCAACAAGGAGGGTATGGGGTGGCCGACCTACCTGCTGGTGAGCGATCCCGATGGCGATTTCTCTATCAAAGGGGAACTCAAGGGCGGTATGCCCAAGGGAGATTTCCGCACCAAGCTCGCCGAGTTACTGCCGTCTTGA
- the pyrC gene encoding dihydroorotase — MTDQISIIAPDDWHVHLRDGEMLTHVVAHTARRFRRAIVMPNLRPPVTTVASARAYRARIQAACPADLEFTPLMTAYLTDSIDPSELETGFREGVFAAAKLYPANATTNSAAGVTDLLQIDPVLETMARIGMPLLIHGEVTDSDIDIFDREAVFIERHLAPLRVRHPELKVVFEHITTEQAVQYVSSADHHLAATITPHHLHINRNAMFAGGLRSDFYCLPVAKREGHRQALRRAATSGDPRFFLGTDTAPHERASKESSCGCAGIFNAPFALESYAQVFNEEGALAHLEAFASLNGPAFYNLPANSSRITLQRRDHLVPELVNGLVPFHAGEILSWAVADAPDQVQL; from the coding sequence ATGACTGATCAGATTTCGATCATCGCTCCGGATGATTGGCATGTGCATCTCCGTGACGGCGAGATGCTCACGCATGTTGTGGCCCATACAGCCCGTCGTTTTCGTCGGGCGATCGTGATGCCCAATCTGCGCCCTCCGGTGACCACCGTTGCTTCGGCGCGGGCTTACCGCGCGCGTATTCAGGCCGCGTGTCCCGCTGATCTGGAGTTCACGCCGTTGATGACGGCCTACCTCACCGACTCGATCGATCCCTCCGAGCTCGAGACTGGCTTTAGAGAGGGAGTGTTTGCCGCTGCCAAGCTTTATCCCGCCAACGCAACCACCAATTCAGCAGCTGGAGTGACGGATCTGCTGCAGATCGATCCAGTGCTGGAGACGATGGCCAGGATCGGCATGCCGTTGCTGATCCATGGAGAGGTCACGGATTCCGATATCGATATTTTCGACCGTGAGGCGGTCTTCATTGAACGCCATTTGGCACCCCTGAGGGTTCGTCATCCCGAGCTGAAGGTTGTGTTCGAGCACATCACCACCGAGCAGGCTGTGCAGTACGTCAGCTCCGCGGATCACCATCTCGCGGCCACGATCACCCCCCACCATCTGCATATCAACCGCAACGCGATGTTTGCCGGAGGGTTGCGCAGTGACTTCTACTGCCTTCCCGTCGCCAAGCGGGAAGGTCACCGTCAGGCCCTACGCCGGGCTGCCACCAGCGGTGACCCCCGCTTCTTTCTTGGCACTGATACGGCACCTCACGAGCGGGCCTCAAAAGAGAGTTCCTGCGGTTGCGCCGGCATTTTCAATGCGCCCTTCGCTTTGGAGAGCTACGCCCAAGTCTTCAATGAAGAGGGTGCCCTTGCCCATTTAGAAGCATTCGCCAGCCTGAACGGGCCAGCTTTCTACAACCTGCCAGCCAACAGCAGCCGCATCACGTTGCAACGGCGTGATCATCTTGTGCCGGAACTTGTGAATGGACTGGTTCCTTTCCATGCTGGAGAGATCCTCTCTTGGGCCGTCGCCGATGCACCTGATCAAGTTCAGCTCTGA